A region from the Nocardioides exalbidus genome encodes:
- a CDS encoding DUF4192 domain-containing protein: MEPTSLRLSARTPEDLAAFVPLALGFVPERSVVLVSIGPPDGMNARVTLPQDPDDVDDVVEALLRPVLRHGVREVVVVVYDDDTTVADEAAWSLHEELTAAGVRVRDVLRVHDQHWYAVLPGAPLAAYQGVPFSLDSHPFTAQGVLDGRVTHPSREALRATIATDADGVDRAAPALAGATALPACGLAALVRRHLGTGSRFSDAELAAVAVSLRSGHLRDEAWVWLGRPEARGAVELWSDAVRRLPTTHVAGAAAVLGFCAWLLGDGALAWCAIDRCHEAEPSHPLADLVAQLLDSATSPAQWDVLRPRLTTSGDPAA, encoded by the coding sequence ATGGAACCCACTTCACTGCGACTCAGCGCCCGCACCCCCGAGGACCTCGCCGCCTTCGTGCCCCTCGCGCTCGGCTTCGTGCCCGAGCGCTCGGTCGTGCTGGTCAGCATCGGCCCACCCGACGGGATGAACGCGCGGGTCACGCTGCCGCAGGACCCCGACGACGTCGACGACGTCGTCGAGGCCCTGCTGCGGCCGGTCCTCCGGCACGGGGTGCGAGAGGTCGTCGTGGTGGTCTACGACGACGACACGACGGTGGCAGACGAGGCGGCGTGGTCGCTGCACGAGGAGCTGACGGCCGCGGGCGTCCGGGTGCGCGACGTGCTCCGGGTCCACGACCAGCACTGGTACGCCGTGCTCCCGGGAGCGCCGCTGGCGGCCTACCAGGGTGTGCCGTTCTCGCTCGACTCCCACCCGTTCACCGCGCAGGGCGTTCTCGACGGACGCGTCACCCATCCCAGCCGGGAGGCGCTGCGCGCCACCATCGCGACCGATGCGGACGGCGTCGACCGAGCCGCGCCTGCGCTGGCCGGCGCGACGGCCCTCCCGGCATGCGGGCTCGCCGCACTGGTCCGGCGCCACCTCGGGACCGGCAGCCGGTTCTCCGACGCCGAGCTCGCCGCCGTCGCGGTCTCGCTCCGCTCGGGCCACCTGCGCGACGAGGCCTGGGTCTGGCTGGGACGACCCGAGGCCAGGGGCGCCGTCGAGCTGTGGTCCGACGCCGTCCGTCGCCTGCCCACCACCCACGTCGCCGGAGCCGCGGCCGTCCTCGGCTTCTGCGCGTGGCTCCTCGGCGACGGCGCGCTGGCCTGGTGCGCGATCGACCGGTGCCACGAGGCCGAGCCCTCCCACCCGCTGGCCGACCTCGTGGCCCAGCTGCTCGACAGCGCGACGTCCCCGGCACAGTGGGACGTCCTGCGCCCGCGGCTCACGACGAGCGGCGACCCGGCCGCATGA
- a CDS encoding glutamate-cysteine ligase family protein: MGEEVAQQEFSRADRTRHREKVRRNLDVFARMLREAAFDTDDPMTGLEMELNLIDEVGDPALKNAEVLEAIADPDFQTELGQFNIEINLAPAKLREGGLSTFEDSLRRSLNDAEEKAAKVGAHQVMIGILPTLAEGHMTLESLSANPRYKLLSEQILAARGEDITIAISGRERLTTTADSIVPEAACTSTQFHVQTSPDQFAAYWNAAQAIAGIQVAVSANSPYLLGKELWRETRIPLFEQATDTRSEELKAQGVRPRVWFGERWITTVFDLFEENVRYFPALLPVTDEEDPLEVLESGGTPKLHELRLHNGTVYRWNRPVYDISQGVPHLRVENRLLAAGPTVADTIANAALWFGLVRYLAESERPLWSQMSFSAAEENFHVAAQLGVDAQVYWPGIGQVRATELVVRRLLPMARSGLDSWGVPAEESDRYLGIIEQRCLQETSGAAWFVERVRQRGGADRFDALRGALLDYRERMHSNEPVHLWD; this comes from the coding sequence ATGGGAGAAGAGGTCGCGCAGCAGGAGTTCAGCCGGGCCGACCGGACGCGCCACCGCGAGAAGGTGCGCCGCAACCTCGACGTCTTCGCGCGGATGCTGCGCGAGGCAGCCTTCGACACCGACGACCCGATGACGGGCCTGGAGATGGAGCTCAACCTCATCGACGAGGTGGGCGACCCGGCACTGAAGAACGCCGAGGTGCTCGAGGCCATCGCCGACCCCGACTTCCAGACCGAGCTCGGCCAGTTCAACATCGAGATCAACCTCGCCCCGGCCAAGCTGCGCGAGGGCGGTCTCTCGACGTTCGAGGACAGCCTGCGCCGCTCGCTCAACGACGCCGAGGAGAAGGCCGCGAAGGTCGGCGCCCACCAGGTGATGATCGGGATCCTGCCGACGCTCGCGGAGGGACACATGACCCTCGAGTCGCTCAGCGCCAACCCCCGCTACAAGCTGCTGTCGGAGCAGATCCTCGCCGCCCGCGGCGAGGACATCACCATCGCGATCTCCGGTCGCGAGCGGCTCACCACCACCGCCGACTCGATCGTCCCGGAGGCCGCCTGCACCAGCACCCAGTTCCACGTGCAGACCTCGCCCGACCAGTTCGCCGCCTACTGGAACGCCGCGCAGGCCATCGCGGGCATCCAGGTGGCAGTGTCCGCCAACTCGCCCTACCTGCTCGGCAAGGAGCTGTGGCGCGAGACCCGGATCCCGCTGTTCGAGCAGGCGACCGACACCCGCAGCGAGGAGCTCAAGGCGCAGGGCGTGCGCCCCCGCGTGTGGTTCGGCGAGCGGTGGATCACCACGGTGTTCGACCTCTTCGAGGAGAACGTCCGCTACTTCCCGGCGCTGTTGCCCGTCACCGACGAGGAGGACCCGCTCGAGGTCCTGGAGTCCGGCGGCACCCCAAAGCTCCACGAGCTGCGGCTGCACAACGGCACCGTCTACCGCTGGAACCGACCGGTCTACGACATCTCCCAGGGCGTGCCGCACCTCCGCGTCGAGAACCGGCTGCTCGCCGCCGGCCCGACGGTCGCCGACACGATCGCCAACGCGGCCCTCTGGTTCGGACTGGTCCGCTACCTCGCCGAGAGCGAGCGCCCGCTGTGGTCGCAGATGTCCTTCTCGGCCGCCGAGGAGAACTTCCACGTCGCGGCTCAGCTCGGGGTCGACGCGCAGGTCTACTGGCCGGGCATCGGCCAGGTGCGCGCCACCGAGCTCGTCGTGCGCCGGCTCCTGCCGATGGCGCGCTCGGGCCTCGACTCGTGGGGCGTGCCGGCGGAGGAGAGCGACCGCTACCTCGGGATCATCGAGCAGCGCTGCCTGCAGGAGACCAGCGGCGCGGCCTGGTTCGTGGAGCGCGTGCGCCAGCGCGGGGGAGCGGATCGCTTCGACGCGCTGCGCGGTGCCCTGCTCGACTACCGAGAGCGGATGCACAGCAACGAGCCGGTGCACCTCTGGGACTGA
- a CDS encoding universal stress protein, which yields MGTVVVGYVPKPEGEAALAAGINEAKLRGSKLVVVNSHRGGQEFDGPAARAAEDEMASIRTTLESSGVEHDIRQLVRGFEPAEDLISIAEANNAELLVIGLRRRSPVGKLILGSNAQRVLLDAPCPVLAVKAQ from the coding sequence ATGGGCACCGTCGTCGTCGGATACGTCCCCAAGCCCGAGGGCGAAGCAGCCCTCGCCGCCGGCATCAACGAGGCGAAGCTGCGGGGCAGCAAGCTCGTGGTGGTGAACTCGCACCGCGGTGGGCAGGAGTTCGACGGGCCGGCCGCGCGGGCCGCCGAGGACGAGATGGCGTCGATCCGCACCACCCTCGAGTCCTCCGGCGTGGAGCACGACATCCGCCAGCTGGTGCGCGGCTTCGAGCCCGCCGAGGACCTGATCAGCATCGCCGAGGCCAACAACGCCGAGCTCCTCGTCATCGGCCTGCGGCGCCGCTCGCCCGTCGGCAAGCTGATCCTCGGCAGCAACGCGCAGCGCGTGCTGCTCGACGCCCCCTGCCCCGTCCTGGCCGTCAAGGCCCAGTAG